From Bacteroidota bacterium, a single genomic window includes:
- a CDS encoding M15 family metallopeptidase codes for MRNKNKIECFVNKASSFDEALLLVFFLFFLYSCKSPVYKEREAVAVERTIDSVSVVPQTNFKIDTLARLEKYFIDLGLVNVSTLDSTIQKQLRYSSFSNVLEKDLYGGLSEVYLETETAAKLVLANTFLQQENPQLRLLIWDAARPVYIQKLLWDSLHTKMGHNQQYLSHPSKHSLHNYGAAVDLTLVDTAGNLLDMGTDFDYFGALAEPTKEAELLAAKLLTLEQITNRKILRTAMQKGGFSAIPSEWWHFNACSKTYAASKYKLIN; via the coding sequence GTTTTGTTAATAAAGCCTCGTCATTTGATGAGGCTTTATTGTTAGTGTTCTTTTTATTTTTTCTGTATAGCTGCAAATCGCCAGTTTACAAAGAAAGGGAAGCTGTTGCCGTTGAGCGTACTATTGATTCTGTAAGTGTTGTACCGCAAACCAATTTTAAGATAGATACACTGGCGCGGCTAGAAAAATATTTTATTGATTTAGGTTTGGTGAATGTTTCCACCTTGGATAGTACTATTCAAAAGCAATTGAGGTATTCTTCGTTCAGCAATGTACTTGAAAAAGATTTGTACGGAGGATTATCGGAAGTTTACTTAGAAACTGAAACTGCTGCAAAGCTTGTGCTGGCAAACACTTTTCTACAGCAAGAAAATCCACAGTTGCGTCTTTTGATATGGGATGCAGCACGCCCGGTATATATTCAAAAATTGTTATGGGATTCGTTGCATACAAAAATGGGGCATAACCAGCAGTATTTATCGCATCCCTCCAAGCACTCGCTTCACAATTATGGAGCAGCAGTCGATTTGACATTGGTTGATACGGCAGGTAATTTATTGGATATGGGAACAGATTTTGATTATTTTGGAGCACTTGCTGAACCCACGAAAGAAGCGGAGTTGTTGGCCGCTAAACTGCTTACACTAGAACAAATAACTAATAGGAAAATATTGAGAACTGCAATGCAAAAAGGTGGCTTCTCTGCCATTCCTAGCGAATGGTGGCATTTTAACGCATGTTCAAAAACCTATGCTGCGAGTAAGTATAAACTAATCAACTAA